Proteins found in one Pyrus communis chromosome 15, drPyrComm1.1, whole genome shotgun sequence genomic segment:
- the LOC137717888 gene encoding glutamyl-tRNA(Gln) amidotransferase subunit C, chloroplastic/mitochondrial, with the protein MGSRALLLLKGLSCSSLPKKLLFPKVLPPRNINWVRTNCSTPKSSGLPLEPPDLPRLAETARITLTPHEVEEFAPKIGQVIDWFGQLQAVDLETVEPSIRADTEGDSFREDIPETFENREALIAAVPNYEEPYIKVPKVLNKE; encoded by the exons ATGGGAAGCAGAGCTTTGCTTCTACTGAAGGGATTATCTTGTTCCTCGCTACCCAAGAAGCTGCTTTTCCCAAAAGTCCTTCCTCCTCGTAACATCAATTGGGTTCGAACAAATTGCTCGACACCCAAAAGCAGCGGCCTTCCTTTGGAGCCTCCGGACTTGCCACGCTTGGCCGAGACTGCTCGAATTACTCTGACCCCTCATGAG GTAGAAGAATTTGCTCCCAAAATTGGGCAAGTCATAGATTG GTTTGGACAGCTTCAAGCTGTTGATCTTGAAACTGTGGAGCCCTCTATCAGAGCAG ATACTGAAGGCGATAGTTTCCGTGAAGATATTCCTGAAACGTTTGAGAACAG GGAGGCATTGATTGCTGCCGTTCCAAACTATGAGGAGCCGTATATTAAAGTTCCCAAAGTCTTGAACAAGGAGTAG
- the LOC137718435 gene encoding RNA polymerase sigma factor sigC-like → MGFGFRLNLLKSGFPPQRSQRSHWQTASSNSKLSSASVRGREGSFNSARLSFLSIISEEGETSGKDTLKIYSCSSASPQILEDGFSDLEEIRFRRVPKSSLSNTIGNNQMPDGDFISSKGIEACSAAHFSLLLKNLDALEETFANSDALKLENEILLQLGRLGALQLFDAYLSRTLTSSSFFYLSDIPTVPIEEDKMDKKVDNDRGQTIVRSGKKEERRSRKRASDNARVSSELLPPKTTREGFKPPTVSSAKRASNSRRRRLTIVLNEAELSTGVKVIANLERVKATLEKETGTVATLSCWAEAAGVHEKVLLQKLHFGWYCQDELIRSTRSLVLYLARSYRGLGVAMDDLLQAGNLGLLQGAERYDHSRGYRFSTYVRYWIKKSMSRLVARHARGIQIPFMLSKAINQIQKARKATYNSQMKYPNDDEIAKITGLSLVRIRSASTCLRVVGSIDDKMWDSSAGTFMEFTADKSIKSPEETVMRQHMKKDIHDLLKCLNSKERQVLVLRYGLNNYDPKSLEEIGKLFDVSKEWIRKIEKKALTKLRDNETHRSLSHYLNN, encoded by the exons ATGGGGTTTGGTTTTAGGCTGAACCTCCTCAAGTCTGGCTTCCCACCTCAGCGTTCTCAGCGTTCTCACTGGCAAACTGCTTCTTCTAATTCCAAGCTCTCTTCTGCTTCTG TTAGAGGCAGGGAGGGCTCTTTCAACTCGGCAAGGCTGTCATTTCTGTCAATTATTTCCGAGGAAGGTGAGACTTCCGGTAAAGATACTCTGAAAATCTACTCTTGCTCATCTGCTTCCCCACAAATCTTAGAGGATGGCTTCTCAGATTTGGAAGAG ATAAGATTTAGGAGGGTGCCAAAGAGTAGTTTATCAAATACGATTGGGAATAACCAGATGCCTGACGGTGACTTTATATCCAGTAAAGGCATAGAAGCTTGCAGTGCAGCTCATTTTAGTTTGTTACTGAAAAATCTTGATGCTTTGGAGGAGACTTTTGCTAATTCGGATGCGTTAAAGTTGGAAAATGAGATACTTTTGCAGTTAGGAAGGCTTGGAGCTCTACAGTTATTTGATGCCTATCTGTCAAGAACTCTTACatcatcaagttttttttatttgtctgaCATACCTACGGTACCCATTGAAGAGGATAAGATGGATAAGAAAGTAGATAATGACAGAGGCCAGACTATTGTTCGGTCTGGGAAGAAGGAAGAACGAAGATCAAGGAAAAGAGCATCAGATAATGCCAGAGTTTCTTCTGAATTATTGCCTCCTAAAACAACTCGGGAAGGTTTTAAGCCGCCTACTGTTTCATCAGCAAAAAGAGCATCAAATTCTCGAAGGAGAAGACTTACAATTGTTCTAAATGAGGCAGAACTGTCAACCGGGGTTAAG GTGATCGCCAACTTGGAGAGAGTTAAGGCAACCTTGGAAAAGGAAACTGGTACCGTAGCTACCTTAAGTTGCTGGGCGGAAGCAGCTGGAGTTCACGAGAAGGTGCTGTTACAGAAATTGCATTTTGGTTGGTATTGCCAGGATGAGCTTATAAGGAGCACTCGCTCCTTAGTCCTATACCTAGCTAGAAGCTATAGAGGGCTAGGAGTAGCCATGGATGATTTACTGCAG GCCGGAAACTTGGGTCTCCTGCAAGGTGCAGAAAGGTATGATCACTCGAGGGGTTACAGATTCTCAACCTACGTCCGGTATTGGATAAAGAAATCAATGTCAAGATTGGTGGCACGGCATGCTAGGGGGATCCAAATTCCT TTCATGCTAAGCAAGGCAATAAATCAGATACAGAAAGCTCGCAAAGCCACTTACAACAGCCAAATGAAATACCCCAACGATGATGAAATTGCAAAGATTACAGGTCtttctttggtgagaatcaGATCAGCTAGCACATGCTTGAGAGTTGTGGGTTCGATAGATGACAAGATGTGGGATAGCTCTGCTGGGACATTTATG GAATTTACAGCGGACAAGTCAATAAAGAGCCCTGAAGAAACTGTAATGAGGCAACACATGAAAAAAGACATTCATGATCTGCTGAAGTGCTTGAACTCGAAGGAGAGGCAAGTGTTGGTGCTGCGATATGGACTAAACAACTACGACCCCAAGTCACTTGAGGAGATTGGAAAGCTTTTCGATGTGAGTAAGGAGTGGATACGGAAGATAGAAAAGAAAGCTCTCACAAAGCTAAGGGACAATGAAACACACAGAAGTTTAAGCCATTACTTGAATAACTAG
- the LOC137716981 gene encoding lipid droplet phospholipase 1-like — protein sequence MAGMDVEIGGDGVVRTEEPPPNEMKHRGSKKNAGKKKRSKTKVTMTTSGKKETFSYMPKFRCFRSKPEMDKNGGFDMEVEDQTGEKMSPTHLIILVNGLIGSAENWKYGAKEFLKRYPEDVVAHCSECNSSMLTFDGVDVMGERLAEEVISVIKRHPSVQKISFVGHSLGGLIARYAIGRLYERDITGELCQENGEYRRDGVEDPLLKQKVKGKIAGLEPMNFITSATPHLGSWGHNQVPVFCGVKPLEKVAARTSWCLGRSGRHLFLTDRNDGKPPLLLQMVHDTTDISWLYSV from the exons ATGGCGGGGATGGATGTGGAGATCGGCGGCGATGGAGTCGTGCGGACTGAGGAGCCGCCTCCGAACGAGATGAAGCACAGAGGGAGCAAGAAAAACGcggggaaaaagaaaaggagcaAAACCAAGGTGACGATGACGACGAGCGGAAAAAAAGAAACGTTTTCTTACATGCCCAAATTTCGGTGTTTCAGATCGAAACCCGAAATGGATAAGAATGGGGGTTTCGATATGGAGGTGGAGGATCAAACGGGTGAAAAAATGAGTCCGACccatttgattattttggtgAATGGTCTCATCGGCAG TGCTGAGAATTGGAAATATGGAGCAAAGGAGTTTCTGAAGAGATACCCAGAAGATGTTGTTGCTCACT GCAGTGAATGCAATTCTTCAATGTTAACATTTGATGGTGTTGATGTGATGGGAGAGAGATTAGCGGAAGAg GTTATTTCTGTGATAAAACGTCACCCGAGTGTACAGAAGATCTCGTTTGTTGGTCATTCGTTAGGTGGGCTTATAGCAAGATATGCCATTGGAAGGCTTTATGAACGAGACATCACCGGAGAACTATGTCAAGAAAATGGAGAATATAGGAGAGATGGAGTTGAGGATCCGTTGCTGAAACAAAAAGTCAAAGGCAAAATTGCTGGACTGGAGCCCATGAATTTTATAACGTCCGCAACTCCGCACCTCGGTTCCTGGGGGCATAATCAG GTTCCAGTGTTTTGTGGGGTAAAACCCCTTGAAAAGGTAGCGGCTCGTACTTCATGGTGTCTAGGTAGAAGTGGAAGACATCTGTTTTTAACTGATAGGAATGATGGAAAACCTCCCCTTCTTCTTCAGATGGTCCATGACACTacagatatcagctggttgtactcAGTGTAG
- the LOC137716980 gene encoding uncharacterized protein produces MKCAESIFQHMFLSNNIPTELHLRELAIISSCLYRSALQSFKRRVAYANVRFDHLVGWSTSSLRRKKELPKLKNLSRDDKYRHIVNVETIKSPSPQEELPLEAIASGRKKIDFEEEMIRNLTKMSWERVDVNFSGSKQRYLAHSTIQVKNTCLHSDGADVIQHMVDNFLV; encoded by the exons atgaaatgtgctgagAGTATTTTCCAGCATATGTTCCTCAGTAATAATATCCCCACAGAGCTTCATctgagag AACTTGCCATCATATCTTCTTGTCTCTACAGATCAGCACTGCAGTCCTTCAAGCGCCGTGTTGCCTATGCAAATGTTCGATTTGATC ACCTTGTGGGATGGAGTACATCATCTCTGCGGCGTAAGAAGGAGCTGCCAAAG CTTAAAAATTTATCCAGAGATGACAAATATCGACATATTGTAAATGTGGAGACAATTAAAAGTCCAAGTCCTCAAGAAGAATTACCGTTGGAAGCCATAGCCAGTGGGCGCAAGAAAATTGACTTTGAAG AAGAAATGATCAGAAACTTGACCAAAATGAGCTGGGAACGGGTGGATGTGAACTTCAGCGGAAGTAAACAAAGATACCTTGCACACAGTACCATTCAG GTGAAAAACACTTGTCTACACTCTGATGGGGCTGATGTGATCCAACACATGGTTGACAATTTTCTTGTGTGA
- the LOC137717737 gene encoding uncharacterized protein has translation MARFRTPTLLLAFLSALVALTANPSHLLLASEDEDFSFTDSSDSDSYLFHQDYSPPAPPPPPPLPPSVSCTDDLGGVGSLDATCQIVSDLNLTADVYITGKGNFYILPGVRFGCAIHGCAIIINISGNFSLGSNASLLAGAFELTACNASFLNGSALNTTALAGKPPPQTSGTPQGIDGAGGGHGGRGACCLVDKTKLPEDVWGGDAYSWSTLQRPASFGSRGGSTSKEVDYGGLGGGRVRLQVKELLVVEGSVLAEGGGGGNRGGGGSGGSIYIKAHRMTGSGRISACGGDGYAGGGGGRVSVDVYSRHDDPKIFVHGGNSYACPENAGGAGTLYDAVPRSLIVSNHNRSTDTESLLMEFPYQPLWTNVYIQNKARATVPLLWSRVQVQGQISLLSDGVLSFGLQHYASSEFELLAEELLMSDSVIKVYGALRMTVKMFLMWNSKMLIDGGGEEAVETSLLESSNLVVLRGSSVIHSNANLGVHGQGLLNLSGPGDWIQAQRLVLSLFYSIHVGPGSVLRGPLENATSDSVTPKLYCENKHCPYELLHPPEDCNVNSSLSFTLQVCRVEDIIIEGLIKGSVVNFHRARTIAIHSSGEISTSGMGCTGGIGSGNILSNGIGSGGGHGGKGGVACYNGSCVEGGISYGNAKLPCELGSGSGYDPSAGLTAGGGIIIMGSSEHPLSSLSVEGAMTADGESFEGTAVEENFALVDNTTGGPGGGSGGTILLFLRTLALGETAILSSVGGYGSSIGSGGGGGGRIHFHWSDIPTGDVYQPIASVDGSILAGGGVGGDQGGAGENGTLTGTDCPKGLYGTFCEACPAGTYKNAIGSDMALCHHCPATQLPARAIYISVRGGVAEIPCPYKCISDRYHMPNCFTALEELIYTFGGPWLFGLLLIGLLILLALVLSVARMKLVGVDELPGPAPTQHGSQIDHSFPFLESLNEVLETNRAEESQSHVHRMYFMGPNTFGDPWHLPHTPPEQIKEIVYEGPFNTFVDEINSIATYQWWEGAMYIILSVLAYPLAWSWQQWRRRLKLQHLREFVRSEYDHACLRSCRSRALYEGIKVAATSDLMLAYMDFFLGGDEKRTDLPPRLHQRFPISLPFGGDGSYMAPFSLHSDNILTSLMSQSVPPTAWYRMVAGLNAQLRLVCRGRLRVTLQPVLQWLEHYANPALKMYGVRVDLAWFQATSCGYCHYGLVVDVLEEDSEPASVRSIDGAIRTEESRANYREDSSGHLRESLLNQSLRSENFMRPKREYGGIIDANNLQTLKEQRDMFYLLSFILHNTKPVGHQDLVGLVISMLLLGDLSLVLLTLLQLYSISLVDVFLVLFILPLGILLPFPAGINALFSHGPRRSAGLARLYALWNLTSLFNVAVAFGCGYVHYLTQSSSKKHAFQPWSNMDESEWWIFPAGLLLCKVFQSQLINWHVANLEIQDRSLYSNDFELFWHS, from the exons ATGGCTCGCTTCCGCACTCCCACTCTCCTCCTCGCATTCCTCTCCGCCCTTGTTGCCCTAACCGCAAACCCTAGCCACCTCCTCCTCGCGTCCGAAGATGAGGACTTTTCGTTTACCGATTCCTCCGATTCCGATTCCTATCTCTTCCACCAAGACTACTCGCCGCCGGCTCCGCCACCTCCTCCGCCGCTCCCGCCGTCGGTCTCTTGCACCGATGACCTCGGCGGCGTCGGCTCTCTGGACGCCACGTGTCAGATAGTCTCCGATTTGAACCTCACCGCCGACGTGTACATAACAGGGAAGGGCAACTTTTATATCCTGCCCGGGGTGAGATTCGGCTGCGCGATTCATGGCTGCGCGATAATTATTAACATTAGTGGTAACTTTAGCTTAGGCAGCAACGCGTCGCTTTTGGCCGGGGCCTTTGAGCTCACGGCGTGCAATGCGAGCTTCCTCAACGGCTCGGCGCTGAACACGACGGCTTTGGCTGGGAAGCCGCCGCCGCAGACGAGTGGAACTCCGCAGGGGATAGATGGGGCGGGTGGAGGACACGGAGGGCGGGGGGCGTGTTGTTTGGTGGACAAGACGAAGCTTCCGGAGGACGTGTGGGGAGGGGATGCATACTCGTGGTCGACGCTGCAGAGGCCGGCTAGTTTTGGGAGCCGAGGCGGGTCGACGAGTAAGGAGGTGGATTATGGAGGTTTAGGGGGAGGGAGGGTGAGGCTCCAAGTGAAGGAATTGCTGGTGGTGGAGGGAAGTGTTTTGGCTGAAGGCGGTGGCGGAGGGAATAGAGGTGGCGGTGGTTCTGGTGGCAGTATCTACATTAAGGCTCATAGAAT GACTGGTAGTGGCAGGATAAGTGCTTGTGGTGGTGATGGTTAcgctggtggtggtggtggaagagTGTCAGTTGATGTCTATAGCAGGCACGATGACCCCAAAATTTTTGTGCATG GAGGAAATAGCTATGCTTGCCCAGAAAATGCAGGCGGGGCTGGGACTTTATATGATGCAGTTCCTCGAAGCCTTATTGTTAGCAATCATAACAGGTCAACAGATACAGAATCACTTCTTATGGAGTTTCCTTATCAGCCTCTTTGGACAAATGTTTATATTCAAAATAAGGCGAGGGCGACTGTCCCATTACTTTGGAGTCGTGTCCAG GTGCAAGGACAGATAAGCCTTTTGAGTGATGGGGTGTTAAGCTTTGGACTTCAACATTATGCTTCATCAGAGTTTGAGTTATTGGCTGAAGAATTGTTGATGAGCGACTCTGTAATCAAA GTGTATGGGGCCTTACGCATGACTGTAAAAATGTTCTTGATGTGGAATTCCAAGATGCTCATTGATGGTGGAGGGGAAGAAGCTGTTGAGACATCCTTACTCGAGTCTAGCAACTTGGTGGTTCTCAGG GGATCATCTGTGATACACTCTAATGCAAATCTGGGAGTTCATGGACAAGGTTTATTGAACTTATCAGGACCTGGAGATTGGATTCAAGCACAGCGTCTGGTTTTATCGCTATTCTACAGTATTCAT GTTGGACCGGGATCTGTTTTGCGTGGTCCTTTAGAGAATGCCACATCTGATTCTGT AACACCAAAGCTTTATTGTGAAAACAAACATTGCCCCTATGAGCTACTTCATCCACCTGAAGATTGCAATGTGAACTCATCCCTGTCCTTTACTCTTCAG GTATGTCGAGTTGAGGATATCATTATTGAAGGCCTCATAAAAGGATCTGTTGTTAATTTTCACCGGGCAAGGACCATTGCTATCCATTCTTCTGGAGAAATAAGTACATCAGGAATGG GTTGTACTGGTGGTATTGGCAGTGGCAACATTTTAAGCAATGGAATTGGCAGTGGTGGCGGGCATGGAGGTAAAGGTGGGGTGGCATGTTATAATGGCAGTTGTGTTGAGGGTGGAATCTCATATGGGAATGCAAAGTTGCCTTGTGAACTTGGTAGTGGAAGTGGATATGACCCTTCAGCTGGCTTAACTGCTGGCGGTGGTATTATCA TAATGGGTTCTTCAGAACATCCCTTGTCAAGTTTGTCTGTTGAAGGTGCGATGACAGCTGATGGTGAAAGTTTTGAAGGGACTGCTGTGGAGGAAAATTTTGCCCTTGTTGATAACACAACTGGAGGGCCTGGGGGTGGGTCTGGTGGAACTATACTTCTGTTCTTGCGAACACTAGCTCTTGGTGAGACTGCCATTCTTTCAAGTGTTGGGGGATATGGTAGTTCCATCGGCAGTGGTGGAGGCGGTGGTGGAAGGATTCATTTTCATTGGTCGGATATTCCCACTGGAGATGTGTATCAGCCCATTGCAAGTGTGGACGGAAGCATCCTTGCAGG GGGAGGGGTGGGTGGAGACCAGGGTGGTGCTGGAGAAAATGGAACATTAACGGGTACAGATTGCCCAAAAGGTCTCTATGGGACCTTTTGTGAG gcATGTCCAGCTGGCACTTATAAGAATGCTATTGGGTCTGATATGGCACTTTGTCATCATTGTCCTGCTACTCAGCTTCCCGCTCGTGCGATTTATATTTCTGTCCGAG GAGGTGTTGCTGAGATTCCTTGTCCTTACAAATGCATTTCAGACAGATATCACATGCCAAACTGTTTTACAGCCCTTGAAGAATTGATTTACACATTTGGTGGGCCTTGGCTATTCGGTCTTCTTCTGATCGGGCTCCTCATCCTGTTGGCTTTGGTACTCAGTGTTGCGCGTATGAAATTGGTTGGGGTTGATGAATTACCAGGCCCTGCTCCCACTCAACATGGCTCACAAATAGACCActctttccctttcctagagTCATTGAATGAG GTTTTAGAAACAAACAGGGCTGAGGAGTCACAGAGCCATGTGCACCGGATGTACTTTATGGGTCCTAATACTTTTGGTGATCCTTGGCATTTGCCCCACACACCTCCAGAACAAATAAAAGAGATTGT ATATGAGGGGCCATTCAATACATTTGTCGATGAGATTAATTCCATAGCCACTTATCAATGGTGGGAGGGAGCAATGTACATCATTCTTTCTGTTCTTGCATACCCCCTTGCATGGTCATGGCAGCAGTGGCGCCGAAGATTGAAATTGCAACATCTGCGTGAATTTGTTCGATCGGAGTATGATCATGCCTGCTTACGGTCTTGCCGTTCGCGTGCTTTATATGAAGGGATTAAG GTAGCTGCAACTTCTGATTTAATGCTAGCATATATGGACTTCTTTCTTGGTGGTGATGAAAAGAGAACTGATCTTCCCCCTCGTTTACATCAAAGATTTCCTATTTCATTACCTTTTGGAGGTGATGGAAGTTACATGGCCCCTTTCTCACTTCACAGTGATAACATTCTTACAAGCCTCATGAGTCAG TCAGTCCCGCCTACCGCATGGTACCGTATGGTTGCTGGTTTGAATGCACAGTTACGCTTAGTTTGCCGTGGGCGGCTAAGAGTTACACTTCAGCCTGTCCTTCAGTGGCTAGAACATTATGCCAATCCTGCTTTGAAGATGTATGGTGTACGTGTTGATCTTGCCTGGTTTCAGGCTACATCTTGTGGTTATTGTCATTATGGGCTCGTGGTGGATGTTCTTGAAGAAGACAGTGAACCTGCCTCTGTTAGGAGCATTGATGGAGCCATACGAACTGAAGAATCACG TGCAAACTACAGAGAAGATTCATCTGGTCATTTGAGAGAATCGCTCCTAAACCAGTCTCTCAGAAGTGAAAATTTTATGAGGCCAAAAAGAGAATACGGAGGGATTATAGATGCTAACAACTTACAAACGCTTAAAGAACAGAGAGACATGTTTTATCTTCTCTCTTTTATACTTCATAATACTAAACCTGTTGGACACCAG GATCTCGTTGGTTTAGTCATTTCAATGCTTCTTTTAGGAGATTTGAGCTTAGTTTTGCTTACATTACTCCAGCTGTATTCGATTTCATTGGTGGACGTCTTTCTGgttctatttattttaccccTTGGCATACTTCTCCCGTTTCCTGCTGGTATCAATGCTCTATTCAGTCATGGACCTAGACGTTCTGCTGGGCTTGCACGTCTATATGCTTTGTGGAACCTTACATCCTTGTTTAATGTT GCGGTTGCTTTTGGTTGCGGTTATGTTCATTATTTGACTCAATCATCAAGTAAAAAACATGCGTTTCAACCCTGGAGTAACAT GGACGAAAGTGAATGGTGGATTTTTCCCGCTGGTCTGCTGCTTTGTAAAGTTTTTCAATCCCAGCTGATCAATTGGCACGTTGCGAATCTGGAGATTCAAGACCGTTCGTTGTACAGCAATGATTTTGAGCTCTTCTGGCATTCGTGA